The following proteins are encoded in a genomic region of Arachis ipaensis cultivar K30076 chromosome B02, Araip1.1, whole genome shotgun sequence:
- the LOC107627084 gene encoding protein-tyrosine-phosphatase MKP1-like translates to MRGNPGERLKLDLCSIQMNNDRNCNNGSNISGNNNSCNNNGVSGLMKRDRIAFFDKECSKVAEHIYLGGDASAKNRDILKQNGITHILNCVGFVCPEYFKADFVYRTLWLQDSPSEDISSILYDVFDYFEDVREQGGRVFVHCCQGVSRSTLLVIAYLMWREGQSFDDAFQLVKAARGIADPNMGFAC, encoded by the coding sequence ATGAGAGGTAACCCTGGTGAAAGGTTGAAACTTGATCTCTGCTCAATTCAGATGAACAATGATAGGAATTGCAATAATGGCAGTAATATTAGTGGTAATAATAATAGTTGTAACAATAATGGTGTTAGTGGACTCATGAAGAGGGATAGAATTGCATTTTTTGATAAGGAGTGTTCAAAGGTTGCTGAACATATTTACCTTGGTGGTGATGCTAGTGCTAAGAATAGGGATATATTGAAACAGAATGGGATCACTCATATCTTGAACTGTGTTGGTTTTGTGTGCCCCGAGTATTTTAAGGCTGATTTTGTGTATAGAACATTGTGGCTTCAGGATAGTCCTTCAGAGGATATTAGTAGTATCTTGTATGATGTGTTTGATTACTTTGAGGATGTTAGGGAACAAGGTGGTAGGGTGTTTGTGCACTGTTGTCAAGGTGTGTCTAGGTCTACTTTGTTGGTGATTGCATACCTCATGTGGAGGGAAGGACAGAGCTTTGATGATGCTTTTCAGTTGGTGAAGGCTGCAAGGGGTATTGCCGATCCGAATATGGGGTTTGCTTGCTAG